The Camelina sativa cultivar DH55 chromosome 14, Cs, whole genome shotgun sequence genome includes a window with the following:
- the LOC104742064 gene encoding alkaline/neutral invertase CINV1, with translation MEGVGLRAVGSHCSLSEMDDLDLTRALDKPRLKIERKRSFDERSMSELSTGYSRHDGMHDSPRGRSVLDTPLSSARNSFEPHPMMAEAWEALRRSMVFFRGQPVGTLAAVDNTTDEVLNYDQVFVRDFVPSALAFLMNGEPDIVKHFLLKTLQLQGWEKRVDRFKLGEGVMPASFKVLHDPIRETDNIVADFGESAIGRVAPVDSGFWWIILLRAYTKSTGDLTLSETPECQKGMKLILSLCLAEGFDTFPTLLCADGCSMIDRRMGVYGYPIEIQALFFMALRSALSMLKPDGDGRECIEKIVKRLHALSFHMRSYFWLDHQNLNDIYRFKTEEYSHTAVNKFNVMPDSIPEWVFDFMPLRGGYFVGNVGPAHMDFRWFALGNCVSILSSLATPDQSMAIMDLLEHRWAELVGEMPLKICYPCLEGHEWRIVTGCDPKNTRWSYHNGGSWPVLLWQLTAACIKTGRPQIARRAVDLIESRLHRDCWPEYYDGKLGRYVGKQARKYQTWSIAGYLVAKMLLEDPSHIGMISLEEDKLMKPVIKRSASWPQL, from the exons atggAAGGTGTTGGATTAAGAGCTGTGGGTTCACACTGTTCTTTATCTGAGATGGATGATCTTGATCTGACTCGAGCTTTGGATAAACCGAGATTGAAGATTGAGAGGAAGAGATCTTTTGATGAGAGGTCCATGAGTGAGCTCTCGACTGGTTACAGTAGACATGACGGTATGCACGATTCTCCTAGAGGTAGATCGGTGCTTGACACGCCTCTTTCTTCTGCTAGAAACTCTTTTGAACCTCATCCTATGATGGCTGAGGCTTGGGAGGCTTTAAGGAGATCTATGGTCTTCTTCCGTGGTCAACCCGTTGGTACTCTTGCAGCTGTTGATAATACCACTGACGAGGTCTTGAACTACGATCAG GTGTTTGTGAGGGACTTTGTACCGAGTGCGCTGGCGTTTCTGATGAATGGTGAACCGGATATAGTGAAACACTTCTTGCTTAAGACACTTCAGCTTCAAGGTTGGGAGAAACGTGTGGACAGGTTCAAGCTAGGAGAAGGTGTGATGCCTGCTAGCTTTAAGGTGCTTCACGATCCTATCAGAGAAACGGATAACATTGTTGCAGATTTTGGTGAAAGCGCCATTGGACGTGTGGCTCCTGTAGATTCAGGGTTTTGGTGGATTATCCTTCTCCGTGCTTACACCAAATCTACTGGAGATTTGACTCTCTCTGAGACACCAGAGTGTCAAAAGGGAATGAAGCTGATCCTGTCTTTGTGCTTGGCTGAAGGGTTTGACACATTCCCCACGCTGCTTTGTGCTGATGGATGCTCCATGATTGATCGGAGAATG GGTGTTTATGGGTATCCAATTGAGATCCAAGCATTGTTCTTCATGGCTCTGAGATCTGCCTTGTCGATGTTAAAGCCGGACGGAGATGGCAGAGAGTGCATTGAGAAGATCGTTAAGAGACTTCACGCCTTGAGCTTCCATATGCGCAGTTACTTCTGGCTCGATCACCAGAACCTCAATGACATTTACAG GTTCAAGACAGAGGAATACTCGCACACAGCCGTGAACAAGTTCAATGTGATGCCGGATTCCATACCGGAGTGGGTTTTCGACTTTATGCCTCTTCGGGGAGGCTACTTTGTGGGAAACGTAGGACCTGCCCATATGGATTTCAGGTGGTTTGCACTGGGCAATTGTGTTTCCATACTCTCTTCATTGGCCACTCCCGATCAATCCATGGCCATTATGGACCTTCTTGAGCACCGTTGGGCAGAGCTTGTAGGTGAGATGCCCCTCAAGATTTGTTATCCATGCCTCGAGGGCCACGAGTGGCGCATCGTCACTGGCTGTGACCCCAAGAACACACGATGGAGCTACCACAACGGTGGATCTTGGCCAG TTCTGCTTTGGCAGCTAACGGCGGCGTGCATTAAGACAGGGAGACCGCAGATCGCAAGACGCGCGGTTGACCTCATAGAATCGCGTCTTCACAGAGACTGCTGGCCAGAGTATTACGACGGTAAGCTCGGAAGGTACGTTGGAAAACAGGCAAGGAAATACCAAACTTGGTCTATCGCAGGTTACTTAGTGGCTAAAATGTTGCTAGAAGACCCTTCACACATTGGTATGATCTCTCTCGAAGAAGACAAACTCATGAAACCTGTTATCAAGCGATCTGCGTCTTGGCCGCAACTCTGA